A stretch of the Rhinoderma darwinii isolate aRhiDar2 chromosome 3, aRhiDar2.hap1, whole genome shotgun sequence genome encodes the following:
- the LOC142750338 gene encoding uncharacterized protein LOC142750338, producing MPASLEKRKTEERGQKKCRYGQSVISQLRVKTDDCDYCDFSGFGYNSGGHFIRVKTVVKTMWTGHSASVRSAYMNITPEEHLRRLAYCVKLLPSPLYKKDRLMPTSPEAQRKYLIKEEEQPGPSMEEKEQQERAKIVRELCKDLEEVQTAEENIKPRREKRRFRVRTIKLKNNTKRSRIRQSTIQQHVNQYMRGKRNIIWTILLKPLCR from the exons AAAAAATGCCGTTATGGTCAGTCTGTTATATCTCAGCTGAGAGTGAAGACGGACGACTGCGACTACTGCGATTTCTCAG GATTTGGATACAACTCAGGAGGACATTTCATCAGAGTGAAGACTGTGGTGAAGACCATGTGGACCGGACATTCAGCCAGCGTTAGATCAG CTTATATGAACATCACCCCGGAGGAACATCTCAGAAGACTGGCCTATTGTGTAAAGCTTCTCCCTTCACCCCTCTACAAGAAGGAC CGTCTCATGCCGACCAGCCCAGAAGCCCAGAGAAAATATTTAATTAAAGAGGAAGAACAGCCTGGACCATCCATGGAAGAAAAGGAACAACAAGAAAGAGCAAAGATCGTTAGAGAATTGTGCAAAGACCTGGAGGAAGTGCAAACCGCTGAAGAAAACATCAAGCCAAGACGGGAGAAGAGGAGATTCCGAGTGAGGACCATCAAACTGAAGAACAACACAAAAAGAAGCAGGATAAGACAGAGTACCATCCAGCAACATGTCAACCAGTATATGAGAGGAAAGAGGAACATCATATGGACAATCCTGCTGAAACCTCTCTGCCGATGA